Proteins from a single region of Chaetodon trifascialis isolate fChaTrf1 chromosome 10, fChaTrf1.hap1, whole genome shotgun sequence:
- the lingo1a gene encoding leucine-rich repeat and immunoglobulin-like domain-containing nogo receptor-interacting protein 1, which yields MAAGEATGHSYLVACWQPILILMLGTVLSGSTTGCPSRCECNVQERSVMCHRKKLMTVPEGIPAETRLLDLSKNRIRTINPDEFATFSNLEHLELSENTISTIEPGAFNNLYGLRTLGLRSNKLKLIQLGVFTGLSNLTQLDISENKIVILLDYMFQDLYNLRSLEVGDNDLVFISHRAFHGLSSLEHLSLEKCNLSSVPTEAFTHLHSLITLRLRHLNINVIRDYSFKRLYRLKVLEIANWPYLDTMTPNCLYGLNLTSLTIANANLTTIPYVALRHLVYLRFLNLSYNPIHTIEGNKLHDLLRLQEFHLVGGRLAMIEPYSFRGLNYLKILNVSGNSLSTLEESAFHSVGNLETLALYDNPLACDCRLLWVFRRRWRLNFNRQQPTCASPEFVQGKEFKDFPDVLQPNYFTCRKSRIRDRKPQQKFVDEGAIVHFACQADGDPAPVIMWLSPQKKFITTKTIGRLSVLPDGTLEVRYAQIQDNGTYVCIASNAGGNDTSLAHLHIHSYSPDWPHQPNKTFAFISNQPTETGANGTRANVPFPFDIKTLIIATTMGFISFLGVVLFCLVLLFLWSRGKGNTKHNIEIEYVPRKSDAGMSSSTVDAPRKFNMKMI from the coding sequence ATGGCAGCCGGGGAAGCGACTGGGCACAGCTACCTGGTGGCTTGCTGGCAGCCCATTTTGATCCTGATGCTGGGAACCGTGCTGTCTGGCTCCACCACAGGCTGTCCATCCCGCTGTGAGTGCAATGTTCAAGAGCGCTCTGTGATGTGCCACCGCAAGAAGCTCATGACAGTCCCTGAGGGCATTCCTGCAGAAACAAGACTGCTAGACCTCAGCAAGAACCGCATTAGAACCATCAACCCAGACGAGTTTGCCACCTTTTCCAACCTCGAACACCTGGAGCTCAGTGAAAACACGATCTCCACTATTGAACCTGGAGCTTTCAACAACCTTTATGGCTTGCGGACATTGGGGCTGCGTAGCAACAAGCTTAAGCTGATCCAGCTCGGTGTCTTCACAGGCCTGAGTAATCTCACGCAGCTGGACATAAGTGAGAACAAGATCGTCATCCTGTTGGACTACATGTTCCAGGATTTGTACAACCTCCGATCTTTAGAGGTGGGTGATAACGATCTGGTTTTCATCTCCCACCGAGCTTTTCATGGCCTAAGTAGCCTTGAGCACCTGAGTCTTGAGAAGTGCAACTTGTCCTCGGTGCCAACAGAGGCTTTTACCCACCTCCACAGTTTGATCACTCTCAGGCTGCGCCACCTCAATATCAATGTCATTCGGGATTACTCCTTTAAACGGCTCTATCGGCTGAAAGTGTTGGAAATAGCCAATTGGCCATATTTGGATACGATGACCCCAAATTGCTTGTATGGATTAAATCTCACCTCCCTGACCATTGCAAATGCAAACCTGACGACGATTCCGTACGTAGCCCTGAGGCATTTGGTTTATTTGCGCTTTCTTAATCTTTCATATAACCCTATCCATACCATTGAGGGGAATAAGCTCCATGATCTTCTGCGTCTGCAGGAATTTCACCTGGTAGGTGGCAGACTGGCAATGATTGAGCCCTACTCCTTTCGTGGTCTAAATTACCTGAAGATTTTAAATGTGTCTGGAAACTCCCTTAGCACTTTAGAGGAGTCTGCTTTCCATTCAGTCGGCAACCTGGAAACCCTTGCCTTGTATGATAATCCCCTGGCCTGTGACTGCCGACTGTTATGGGTTTTCCGACGACGCTGGAGACTGAACTTCAACAGGCAGCAGCCTACCTGTGCCTCCCCTGAGTTTGTCCAAGGCAAAGAATTCAAAGATTTCCCAGATGTTCTGCAGCCTAACTACTTCACATGCCGCAAGTCTAGGATTAGGGATCGCAAACCCCAGCAGAAATTTGTTGATGAGGGAGCCATTGTTCACTTTGCTTGCCAAGCAGATGGAGATCCTGCTCCAGTGATAATGTGGTTGTCCCCGCAGAAAAAGTTTATCACCACCAAAACAATTGGAAGGCTCTCCGTGTTGCCAGATGGTACCCTTGAAGTGCGCTATGCCCAGATTCAAGACAATggtacatatgtgtgtatagCTAGCAACGCAGGCGGAAATGACACCTCTCTTGCTCACCTGCACATTCATAGCTACTCGCCTGACTGGCCACACCAGCCCAACAAGACTTTTGCCTTCATTTCCAACCAGCCCACTGAAACTGGTGCTAACGGTACAAGAGCCAACGTCCCTTTCCCCTTTGATATAAAGACATTGATCATTGCAACCACAATGGGTTTCATCTCATTTCTCGGTGTcgtcttgttttgtctggtACTGCTCTTCCTTTGGAGCAGAGGTAAAGGCAACACGAAGCACAACATTGAGATTGAGTATGTGCCACGGAAATCAGACGCTGGCATGAGCAGCAGCACGGTGGATGCTCCTCGCAAGtttaacatgaaaatgatttaa